The DNA window CGGACAGCGCCACCCCTTCGGGCGTGCCGGTGGTGATGAGGTCGCCGGGTTCCAGCACCATGTACTGCGAGAGGCGGCGGACCAGATCGGCGGGACCGAACACCATGTCCGCCGTCGAGCTGTCCTGCCGGGTTTCGTCGTTGACCCACGACGCCAGCCGGATGTTGCCGGCATCAACGTCCTCGGCGGGCACGAGCCACGGGCCCACCGGGTTGAACGTGGGGCAGGATTTCCCCAGTGACCACTGCGGCCCGGAGTGTTCGAGCTGGTATTCGCGCTCGGAGACATCGTTGGAAAGCACGAAACCCGCGATGCAGGCGGCGGCATCGGCGTCGGACGCCAGATAGCTGGCCCGCCGGCCGATCACCACGCCAAGCTCCACCTCCCAGTCCACCCGCTGCGCTCCGGGCGGGATCACGACGTCGTCGTCCGGTCCCACCACCGTGTTGGGGTGCTTGAAGAAAATGATGGGCCGCTCCGGCACGGGAAGGCCGGATTCGGCGGCGTGCGCCGCGTAGTTCAGTCCGACGCCGATCACGGCACCCGGCCGGGCGATCGGGGCGCCGATGCGCCTGCCCTCGGTGGTCAGCCGGGGAAGTCCGGACAGGTCCAGTTCGCCGAGCTGGCCGGCCCACGTCTCGAGGAAACCGCCGTCGATGTCCGCGGTGACCGGCCGGAGGTCATACGCCTGGCCTTCGTCGTCCAGGATCACGGGGATCTCGGTGCCTGCCGGGCCTATACGCATCAGCCTCATGGTTGTTCCTTTCAGCTTCCGCGGTAGGTGGAGTAAGCGAAGGGGCTCAACAGCAGCGGCACGTGATAGTGCTCGGCGCCGGTCACTTCGAAGACCAGGTCCACTTCCGGAAAGAACGTGGCAGTGCCCCGCTGCGCGTAGTACGCGCCGGTGGCGAAGTTCAGGCGGTATTTGCCGGGCGCCAGCTGCTCGGGACCGAGGTCCTTCGCGCGGCCGTCGGCATCGGTGGTGCCGTCCGCCAGCTGTGTCCAGTTGCCGCCGTCGTTCGCGTAAAGCACGA is part of the Arthrobacter sp. KBS0703 genome and encodes:
- a CDS encoding fumarylacetoacetate hydrolase family protein — its product is MRLMRIGPAGTEIPVILDDEGQAYDLRPVTADIDGGFLETWAGQLGELDLSGLPRLTTEGRRIGAPIARPGAVIGVGLNYAAHAAESGLPVPERPIIFFKHPNTVVGPDDDVVIPPGAQRVDWEVELGVVIGRRASYLASDADAAACIAGFVLSNDVSEREYQLEHSGPQWSLGKSCPTFNPVGPWLVPAEDVDAGNIRLASWVNDETRQDSSTADMVFGPADLVRRLSQYMVLEPGDLITTGTPEGVALSGRFPYLKAGDVMRMSGGELLGEQRQRLVAAG
- the uraH gene encoding hydroxyisourate hydrolase, which translates into the protein MSVSHVTTHVLDTGAGLPAAGVAVVLYANDGGNWTQLADGTTDADGRAKDLGPEQLAPGKYRLNFATGAYYAQRGTATFFPEVDLVFEVTGAEHYHVPLLLSPFAYSTYRGS